The Chanodichthys erythropterus isolate Z2021 chromosome 5, ASM2448905v1, whole genome shotgun sequence sequence atgtgaaagtatataaatctgcttcaggagcaggaaactatcgctgtatgttgagcacagtcagaatgttttagctagttgtaaaatgtgtgcccggcttaataaaacagcgaatgccggtggtaaacaaacactcgtgcacgagttttgggaggcgttcacttgaaatgagctgtgaaggagggtgattgttctcagtcgacgaaaacatcctctgtaccaCCTTTAATCCTGATAAACACAAAGCAGTTTTGAAGTGCTTGAATGGAGGGTTCTTATGTTTGTCTCCTTAGCGTTTCCACTGGAACTATCTGATTGTGGATGAGGGCCACAGGATTAAAAACATGAACTGTCGTCTGGTGCAAGAGCTGAAGATGCTGCCAACTGACAACAAACTGCTGCTGACAGGAACCCCCCTGCAGAATAACCTGTCTGAACTGTGGTCTCTCCTCAACTTCCTCCTTCCAGATGTGTTTGATGACCTGAAAAGGTAAGAAGTCACTCCTTTCAAGCAAAGGGATTTTCTGATTATTGTTGAGAATAGTCtagtgttttgttgttgttgttttttaaaccCATAAATGCAAACACTCTTAATGTTTGGCAACATTTTTCTCCTCAGTTTTGAGTCATGGTTTGACATTAGCACCATCACTTCAGATGCAGAAAATATTATGGCTAGTGAGCGAGAGCAGAAGATCCTTCACATGCTTCATCAGGTATCTTCACATGACATTAATAAAGTTTTGTAGATATTGCTGGAACTGCACATCATCTTAAATGCTCTTCAGCTAGATAGAAACTAGCTACTGTTGTTAGTATAGAATGTCTGTTATTTTGCTTGTGGTTCTGATGAAATGTTTATCGTTCAGATCCTCACACCCTTCCTTCTGAGAAGACTGAAGTCAGATGTCACACTGGAGGTTCCACCTAAGAAAGAGATTGTTGTGTACGCACCCCTCACCAACAAACAGGAGGCCTTTTACATGGCCATTGTTAACAAGACTATTGCAAAGATGCTGGGTCAGGAGAAGGTGAGTTTTATGTAGTGTTAAAGCCtgttcacacaaacacaaatatggTCTGATTTGGTATACAGTTTGTTCAGACCAATACATGAAAAATGACAGATAGTtgaataaaaatgctaattcacTCTGGTGTGGCTTTTGGAAAAGCAGAGATACCCGGAAACTCCAGTACACAAAGTGCTGTGCAACTTTGTTTCTGACACAGGCTTGTTATAGAGAAGAAAGGAAGGCTTACTGTATTTGCATTttttcaaacagccattcagatTTTTGTGTTCGCTAAGGTCTTTAtcaaacaacataaaatacatgACACATTAACACTAAATGAACAGACACATTAACGGCAgttcattcaaattaaaatgtgcTAAAAATTAATCtttgtgtgaacaggccttttaattattaaatgaaaGTTTGAAAGTTAGATTGTGGCTGATGCTATTTCATGATTAACAATGTCTTTTCTTACGCATACTTAAGGATGATTCGGGACCTGTGCAGCTGACGTCCAGTGGCCGGCCAAAACGCAGGACCAGGAAGGTGGTGGACTATACTGAAAAGGACACTGACTCTGTGAAAGACCTTGAGAAATATCTAGAGAAAGTTCAGAAAGAGATGGAGAGTCAGGAAAGGTCAGTTTACCAATTTTACCTCTTCCCTATACTCTTCTGTTTAATGTCACAATGTTTTTGACATGACATGGTTACTTTCTCTTTAGCCCCAGCCCAGTGATGGATGTGTTTGTGCCGGTTGATGCTCAAATCAACTTAAAACTGCAGAACATACTGATGCTATTGAAGAGGTGTTGCAACCATGCTTACCTGATAGAGTATCCTCTGGACCCCACCACTGGAGACTTCAAGGTACGTCACACGTTATTTTACGTCTAGTATAAAGTGATCGCATTGGCAAGGCAATAGAAAGAGTGTAATAATCTTTCTCATTGGCACAGATTGATGAGCAGTTAGTGGAAGCATCAGGGAAGTTTCTCATTCTGGATCGAATGCTACCTGAACTGAAAAAAAGAGGGCACAAGGTAATGATCACTTCTCATACATGCATTTTAATGATTAACAGCTCTATCAGTGAGTGTTTTTGTATGCATTGATTATATGTAGGACTGAGTGATACAATGGATATTTATGATGCACACAGCACTTTATATGCCCATAGAGTTTCTTAAAGATATTCAATGCTTTCTGCATTAATTTTGAATCTGCACTACAGTTCAGAAGTTTGGtccaagattttttaaaaatgtttttgaaagacttTTGTTCACCAAGGttcaatttatttgatcaaaaatacagtaaaaatgtgaaaacatttgtatgtgaatatattttgaaaatgtaattcattcatGTGATGGGAAAAGCTGAAGACGAGTAAAGATGCTTTAaattcagtcacatgatccttcagaaatcaatcaaTAACTTTAgaagaactgcatttatttgaaattgaaataaaatcaaatatattattaatttattaatttggtTGTAACCAAGTCTTGATCCAAGTCGTAGTCTTAATTGcatccttttaaaaaaaaaaaaaaaactttttttaaaaacaggtgCTGATTTTTAGCCAGATGACCTCCATATTGGATATTCTGATGGATTATTGTTATCTCCGTGGTTATGAGTACAGCCGACTGGATGGTTCAATGAGTTACGCAGACCGTGATGAGAATGTGAGCAGCAGTTTGTTGGTTAATACAAATTGCCATTGTATTACAGTTAGTGTGGGTTGTTTATTGTACAGTTGACTATTTCATGCAGATGAAGAAGTTTGCTGCTGATCCAGAGGTGTTCCTCTTCCTCCTGAGCACACGAGCTGGTGGTCTTGGGATCAACCTCACAGCTGCTGACACGGTCATCATATTTGACAGTGACTGGGTATGAATTTACAAGTGAAACTTGTTCACATGTGACTTCCCCTTTttttgcatgcttttaaaccaaTTTAAAGTTGGCTAAAGCCTCttcattcacacaaaaattattgaAAGAGCAAAGTCTCAACAGCATATTTATGAATTTCATCTTCAGAATCCTCAGGCTGATTTGCAGGCTCAGGATCGCTGTCACCGTATCGGGCAAACAAAGCCTGTGATGGTTTACCGCCTTATTACGGCCAACACCATTGATGAAAAGATCCTGGAGAGAGCCTCCGCCAAGAGAAAGCTAGAGAAGATGGTCATTCACAAAAGTATGTAGCTATTAAATGGCACAGATGGCCACATTACCaacttttgaatttatttttcctttttaggatttagtttttgttgtgactgacttttttcccccacttaatttgtcattttagaTAAATTTAAAGGTTCTAAAGCAGAACTCAAACAGACCAAGAGCTGCATGGATGTAAATGAGCTTGTAGAACTGCTGAAGTCCAGAGACTATGACGGGTACAGACATTCACACTGTATATCTCAATTGTCACAAGAGTTTTAATCTTACAATGCAGAATttagcaatactttatgtaGTTGCATCATTATAGACTCTGACCTGACGTGATTCATGCCATTGCAGGGCAGTGAAAGGCACTAAAGGAAAGGTCATCAGTGACAAAGATCTGGAGATCCTGCTGGACCGCAGTGATTTAACAAGTAAGTGGATGTCCTTCACATCAGTTATAAATGTTTGTCTATGTAATGTGTGTAAAGTTCACTGCATAGTGGTGATACAAATTATACTTTGATATTGTAATGCCCCTCTAATGTGAACCAAATCTCCCTTTTCAGATCAAGCCAAGAAGCGTATGAAACAAGAGAAGGACAGGGTGTTTAAAGTTATTGAGACCAAAGATGACAATGCTGACATCATTCTGTCCTGAGAGCATGGACACTTGAAGCTTGCCTTTAGGCCAAAGTTGAGTTATAACCACTGATTAAACTTATCAAGCAACGTTAACTGGTATAGAAGCTGCCTGCTGGTTATACGGAAAGATTGACATCTTTTCTATTTTAGACTTAAGTTAACCACCACTGCTGCTTTTAATCAGTCCATCCTTGGTTATGaattttttaacagttttaacattttgatttcatgtcgtttcttttcttttttggagGGGGATTTGCACTAACAAAAAGAATCCCCTACTTTGGCCACCTTGTAAATACTGTTGTACATTTCATGTGTTGTTGACTGAATAGGATTCATATACTTGTTAACTGCTTCAAAGCACTTTGACCTTCTAGAATACTGTAGAACATGCACGTTCCTTTtatgtttttcaaatataataaatattttgtattcattatttgtaatgtttatttaaatctGTGCTATAATGCAGTCAGACTTCTGCATCACATTCTTCTGAATGAAAAAATTGTTACATGAAAGTTTGCATGTGCGTACAATAGCTGTGGTGTTAGAAAACCAACAGATTCACAGATACAGGGCATGTAAAGGTTCTGGGTTCATATCAACCATTGGTACAGACTGTTAATTTCCTCTGAGATTTTTTTGCAATTCCCTCAGTAACTAGCAAAAGTTAACGACAATGGCACTTATCTGTCAGGCACAAACTagtcacattttaaaaatgtccccAGTAGCTAAGCTAAGATTCATCACAGTAAGACTAAATGACTTGTTCATTTTTGCTGTTTGTCCTCCTCTTCTAGTTTTCTTCTTATATCCTGAATCACTGTAGGGAAGAAACAAGTCATTTGAAAAATGGACAATCACATTTGCATTCCAAACACAGGATTCATAAAGTTATAATCAATGTCTTTGTTCCTTAATGGGCATGTACATTATTCAGAAGTATTAGGtcagtcagattttttttaatgaattttcagcagccatttctTAAGTGGTTCATTTGGTTAAGAAAACATTGAAAACTGTTATGCTGCTTAATTGTTGaaactgatatatttttttccaagattctttgatgaatagaatgttcaaaagagcAGGGTTTATTTGAAATCGAAATTTTCTAACAAATGTCTTTATAAAACACTCATTTAGAcctggaaattaaaaaaaaaaagttttcctaTTTCTAAATCACAATTTGAGTAAGTTTATGATGGTGACATCATGGCCAGAGCTCCAGTGCAAACAAAATACTAATACATTCATAAATCTGTTAATTTCATTGATATAATTTGCAATACATttagcattaaaataaaatgaactaTTATACAGTATACGCAAGTCTGACATGTTAGGAATTGTAAATCATACCATCATCAGTAGGTGAGAACTTTTGTGCGTTTCTGTGATGTTTTGTAGTGATGTCAGTAATGGTCATGGGAGGATCAGCTGCATCCATGTGGCCCATTTTCTGTGTGATCCTGTCACTGAGACCAAGATAATCCTTACGCAAGTCTTCCATCTCTGCTAAAAgcacctctctctctcgctccaGCAAACGAATGGCCTCTTTGAGTCGTTCTCCCTCCTTCATGCTTGCCATCTGCGACACCATCTTTTCTTTATGAATGCTCTCCAACTTCTCTGTCAGGACTTGCTTGTCTTTCTTTAGTTTATTGACCATCTCCATCAAGGTCTCGCACTCTCTTCTCAAACCATCGGACTGCTCCAGACAGGCTTTTTGCTGCTCCTGTAGTTGAAGTATCTCCACTCTCTGCTTGTTGTGAATCAATTTcgattcatatttcatggtctCCACCTGCTGATTTGCTTTGTCTCTTTCTGTTCGGCACTTCTCCAACTCACTGTTCAATTTTTCAGTAATGTCCTGAAATTCCTTTACATTCTTCTCATTGTCAGACTCTTTGGAGCGAGTCGACTGAATGAGCTCTATGTTCTTCTCCTGAGCTTTACGTAAATGATCTCTGAGGTTTGCAGATTCACTTCTCATGGCTGATACCTCCTCTTCAAGCCTCTGATTAATGCTGATGTTCTTCTTGTGTTCAGCATCCATCATCTGCAGGGTCTCTCTACATAAAGCAAGATCTCGTCCTGCTACATTTCTTTCCTCCTCTAGAAGTTTCTGCTTGGTTAGCAGCTCTTGAGACACCTGCTGAAGCttctttaatgatttttgacAGCTCTTTTTCTCATTGAGCTCCAGGTTGAGCTGGTCCTTCATCGTGATGGAACGTGTTTTGAGGCGCTCATATTTCTCCATCAGTGCTTTAAGCTGCTTCACTGAAGTTTTGTTGTTACTTTTGACTTCAGCTAGTTCCTTCTTCATATCTTCACAGATATGATCAAACCTGGTGGTTATCTCTGTATTTTTCTGCTCCTCACATTTCAGCTTTTCAGTAATAAGTTGGGTTTCCCTCTCCTTTTGCTTTGATATCTCTTTCATATCTTTCAGTTCTTGTTGCTTGACCAACAACAAATGGACAAGATGTTGGTTCTCCAAGTCCTTCTGTTGCAGTTGTTCCTTCACGACTTCAAAGAAGTCAAGATGTTTGCCCTTGAAAGATGAACTTTTGTCAGCTCTGCTTCTTTCTCGACCCTTTGATATTTCCTTCAAAATTACTTTGGGTGGGTTTGAGGAACATTCAACAGATCTTGTTGAATTAGACCTAATCAAGTAACCATAGGGCAGATGTAAGGCTGTAGAGTTACCGCCCATCTGTAAATCATATTTTGACCCAAGTATACTCATTGTAGCCTCTTCTTTTTTAAGCAGATCTGCTCCTGCTAGAATTCTGTGCAGGGATTCCATTGTCGGCTCATTAAAATCTTGATTGACATTTCCATGTGTATTTTGCAGTAAACTGTGTCGCACTTTAAAGAACCTGTTTTCAAGGGTATCCAATTCAGCATGT is a genomic window containing:
- the hells gene encoding lymphoid-specific helicase isoform X2 — protein: MEETTMEKSQPGEMVITKEMEEEEKHLVEEGEKKEREMMEEARQSREKDSQEMRFKRLQHLLEKSNIYSKFLLTKMEQQQQEEKLKKERLEKKAASQKQKGNDKKTAKVERKKREREEDYKIADVMSKEEILSKAKKPKMEEEAHTSVKLEAEDIEKLSDTNSDIKGRLSETLRENSKQMLDPDRTVNGKPVPAQQPKLFTGGVMRWYQVEGIEWLRMLWENGINGILADEMGLGKTIQCIAHVAMMVEKKVLGPFLVVAPLSTLPNWISEFKRFTPEVSVLLYHGPQNERMNLVKKIRQHQGPLKMCPVVVTSFEIAMRDRKFLQRFHWNYLIVDEGHRIKNMNCRLVQELKMLPTDNKLLLTGTPLQNNLSELWSLLNFLLPDVFDDLKSFESWFDISTITSDAENIMASEREQKILHMLHQILTPFLLRRLKSDVTLEVPPKKEIVVYAPLTNKQEAFYMAIVNKTIAKMLGQEKDDSGPVQLTSSGRPKRRTRKVVDYTEKDTDSVKDLEKYLEKVQKEMESQESPSPVMDVFVPVDAQINLKLQNILMLLKRCCNHAYLIEYPLDPTTGDFKIDEQLVEASGKFLILDRMLPELKKRGHKVLIFSQMTSILDILMDYCYLRGYEYSRLDGSMSYADRDENMKKFAADPEVFLFLLSTRAGGLGINLTAADTVIIFDSDWNPQADLQAQDRCHRIGQTKPVMVYRLITANTIDEKILERASAKRKLEKMVIHKNKFKGSKAELKQTKSCMDVNELVELLKSRDYDGAVKGTKGKVISDKDLEILLDRSDLTNQAKKRMKQEKDRVFKVIETKDDNADIILS
- the cccdc110 gene encoding uncharacterized protein MCAP_0864, whose amino-acid sequence is MESLHRILAGADLLKKEEATMSILGSKYDLQMGGNSTALHLPYGYLIRSNSTRSVECSSNPPKVILKEISKGRERSRADKSSSFKGKHLDFFEVVKEQLQQKDLENQHLVHLLLVKQQELKDMKEISKQKERETQLITEKLKCEEQKNTEITTRFDHICEDMKKELAEVKSNNKTSVKQLKALMEKYERLKTRSITMKDQLNLELNEKKSCQKSLKKLQQVSQELLTKQKLLEEERNVAGRDLALCRETLQMMDAEHKKNISINQRLEEEVSAMRSESANLRDHLRKAQEKNIELIQSTRSKESDNEKNVKEFQDITEKLNSELEKCRTERDKANQQVETMKYESKLIHNKQRVEILQLQEQQKACLEQSDGLRRECETLMEMVNKLKKDKQVLTEKLESIHKEKMVSQMASMKEGERLKEAIRLLEREREVLLAEMEDLRKDYLGLSDRITQKMGHMDAADPPMTITDITTKHHRNAQKFSPTDDVIQDIRRKLEEEDKQQK
- the hells gene encoding lymphoid-specific helicase isoform X1; translation: MSGIVKEETRSVSPHCPKPNESEEPEGTAMEETTMEKSQPGEMVITKEMEEEEKHLVEEGEKKEREMMEEARQSREKDSQEMRFKRLQHLLEKSNIYSKFLLTKMEQQQQEEKLKKERLEKKAASQKQKGNDKKTAKVERKKREREEDYKIADVMSKEEILSKAKKPKMEEEAHTSVKLEAEDIEKLSDTNSDIKGRLSETLRENSKQMLDPDRTVNGKPVPAQQPKLFTGGVMRWYQVEGIEWLRMLWENGINGILADEMGLGKTIQCIAHVAMMVEKKVLGPFLVVAPLSTLPNWISEFKRFTPEVSVLLYHGPQNERMNLVKKIRQHQGPLKMCPVVVTSFEIAMRDRKFLQRFHWNYLIVDEGHRIKNMNCRLVQELKMLPTDNKLLLTGTPLQNNLSELWSLLNFLLPDVFDDLKSFESWFDISTITSDAENIMASEREQKILHMLHQILTPFLLRRLKSDVTLEVPPKKEIVVYAPLTNKQEAFYMAIVNKTIAKMLGQEKDDSGPVQLTSSGRPKRRTRKVVDYTEKDTDSVKDLEKYLEKVQKEMESQESPSPVMDVFVPVDAQINLKLQNILMLLKRCCNHAYLIEYPLDPTTGDFKIDEQLVEASGKFLILDRMLPELKKRGHKVLIFSQMTSILDILMDYCYLRGYEYSRLDGSMSYADRDENMKKFAADPEVFLFLLSTRAGGLGINLTAADTVIIFDSDWNPQADLQAQDRCHRIGQTKPVMVYRLITANTIDEKILERASAKRKLEKMVIHKNKFKGSKAELKQTKSCMDVNELVELLKSRDYDGAVKGTKGKVISDKDLEILLDRSDLTNQAKKRMKQEKDRVFKVIETKDDNADIILS